TAAATCGTCCGAAGTAATAGAGAGAATGGTTGCAGAAAGGGCTGATGTGAAGTACTTCAGAAATGAAATAAATCTGGGAAACTGTAAATCATTTAACAAGGCATTTGCTGAGAGTAAAGGAAGTTATATCATAGATTTTGCCCTTGATGATATATTGAGCCCGGGCAGGGTTCAAAAACAGGTCAATTTATTTCAGCACCTTGGGGAAAGTTTTGGGGTGGTTCATTCTGATGCTGCCATTATTGATGAAGAGGGGAGTTTTTTAAGCAAATGGAGTGACAAACTGTTAAAGGTGGACAATGGATTGGTGTTTGAAGCAATATTGAGAAAAAGCTTTATTTGTCCTCCGACTATGATGATCAGGAGGGAAGTGCTGGTTTATCTTGGAGGGTATGATGAATCTCTTGCTTATGAAGATTTTGATTTTTGGGTTAGATCTTCTTTTAAGTTCAAATATTTTTATTCTCCTGATATCCTAACTAAGAAACGTTTGGTAAAAAATTCGTTGTCGACAAAAGGAGAACAAAAAGGAAATAACAGGATTCAGGAATCTACAGCAAGGGTTTGTGAAAAGGCAAACTGGCTGGTAAGAAATGACGCAGAAAAAAAAGTACTGAAAAAAAGGATATTATTTGAAATGCGTCATGCTTTACTGGTGCAGGCTTATGATGCTGTAAAGATTTATTATAAGATTTTGAAAGAAATGGAGGAGACTGGTTTAATTTCTTTTATCATGAGCAAGTTAGCAGAGATAAAAGTACCTACGTTTTTATTTTACAGACTTTATAAAAAGTTATGGTAAATCTATGGAAATGAAGAAGAGACTATTGGCTACAAAAGTATTAGTGATTTTAAGTTTGATCGCTTCTCTAAGTTCCCTGTTAACAGTGAGGATGGACTTGGGAGAGCCATATCCTTTTTTTCATTGGAAATTATTCAGTCAACCAACAGGATGGGATTTACAGGTTCATGAATACCGGCTTTACGGAAAAACCAATACAGGCGAATATATCAGAATAAAAAACGAACAGAGGAAAACTTTTTCAAGTGACGATATCAATTATTTGGTAAGTTATCTTATGCAGCTGTCAGATGAAAAAGCAAGGAATGAAAAGCTAAGAATTCTATGCAGATACATTGCTCCAGAGTTTAAGAGTTACAGAGTGGTGGAGGAGATATACAATCCTCTGGTAATAATGAATGACTTTGAAAATTATGAAAGAAAAGCTGTTGTCGAGATTAATTGATTTTTTTCGAATAGAGAGACATTCGCCTCACTATAATGACAGGGAAGAAAAGGAACTTGCCTTCAATTTCTTTTATGCAGATAGGTTTCTGAGAATTTTTACATTTTTCTGGTTATTCTACCAGGTCTATAATTATTTTCAGCTTCAGGATAGACCAAAGGAATTATTCATAAGGATGAATTATTTCTCCAAGTCATTCATATCTGAATTTCCATCGTCGGCTTATTTCTTTAGTATTATTATTGTTGCTTTAATTTCTAATAGTTTTTCTATTAAAAATTCAAGCTCTATATTGAATAAAGCTTTATTACTATTTTGCATAATGTGGTTCACTTGTCTGAAGTGGAGCTACGGCTTTGCATCACATGTAGGACATTTTTTTATACTTACTCATTTCTTTGGATTATTTATTCCAGCTAAATCAACAGATTCCCAAAATCAAGGAAGTCAAATATGTACTATCCGACTTTTCTATTTTGGATTAATGGTGACGTATACAATTTCTGGCATTTGGAAGCTTGGTGGATTGATCCAAAAGCTTGTTTTTAGCCCACATGTAATTCACTGGCTGCATCCTCAGGCGGCCTTAGTTAATGCTGTTTCAGGATATAGATTCTGGGATAATCAATTAGGGTCTTTGCTTCATGCTTATGACTATCCTATTATTTGGCAGATACTTTTTTTGTTAACGTTGTATCTTCAGATAATTAGTTTTGTTGCTTCGGTCCGTTTACCTTTATTTTATTGGATTGGCTTGGGAACTATCATCTTTCATATTCACAACATAGTGTTTATGAGAACAGAATTCTATGTGACGCCAATAATAATTACCATACTTTTTTTTCCATATCATCTGATATTAAAAAAGAAATCAACAGCTATTAAATATTTGAATTTTGAAATTCAAAAAAGTGGAGAAGGGAAGGAGTTTCAATACAAAAGGATTTATGAGAATGGAATATCTGATGAGTTTATAGGTTTCTATGCATTCCGAGAACAATGTAGGGATAGCAGAAAGTGGTATTATGGCTTTTTGTTTTTTCCCGGGATTTCTCTATTTGCTAATTTCTATTTGTTGTTAAAAAGTAAATTATTTTTTAACAGAAACTCATATTCACAATAATGTTTATCTTCGGCTATCTTCATTAGTAAGCATGCTTAAATAGCTTTCATACCTGGATAAAGCAATTTCACCCTTTTCTACCTGTTGGATGATGGTGCATCCTGGTTCATTGAAGTGCTTGCAGTTATGAAATCTGCAATGCCCCAGAAGGTCTCTCATTTCTGGGAAATAATGACTGATTTCTTCTTCCTCCATGTCAAAGATCCCAAGTTCTTTAATACCTGGAGTGTCGATAATGTAGGTATCAGGTTCCAGTTCGAACATTTCAGCAAAAGTAGTAGTGTGCTTACCTTTCAAGCTGAAATCGGAAATATCTCCGGTTTTAAGTTCGAGATCAGGAGCAATCAAATTTACAAGAGAAGATTTACCAACCCCTGAATGTCCGCTTATGAGGCTCTTTTTATTTTTCAGAATATTTTTAAAGTCTTCGATACCTTGCCCTGTCTGCACTGAAGTCAGAATACATGTGTATCCCAGGCTTTCATATGTGTTTATAAGATCCTGCTGATAAGCAAAGAGCGCTTCGTCGTATAAGTCAATTTTATTAAAGACCAAAACTGCTGGTATCCTGAACGCCTCGCAGGAAACAAGAAACCTGTCAATAAAACCCAAAGATGTTCTGGGAAGTACGAGCGTAACAACAAGGATACTCTGATCTATGTTGGCAGCAATCATGTGGCCATGTCCCGTCTTGTGGACTGACTTTCTGATCATGTAATTTTCTCTTGGATGAATTTTTTCAATGAGGACAGTACGTTCAGCTGTATTCTCAATGGAAAAATCTACATAATCCCCTACAGCAATGGGATTGGTTACTTTAAAATTTTTCAATTTGAATTTTCCGGGAAGCCTGCCTTTAAAGATCTCTTTTTGATCCGTTATTATTTCATACCATGATCCTGTGGATCTCATTATCATTCCTTGCATGTTCAGCCCTGGATTTTATCTTTAAATAAGAGAAGTCTTGTAGTTCTGTTTATTTGTTCAGTAATAAACCTGAATAACCAATGATTCTGTCAGTAGCGCCTTTATTGGCTTCTATAAAGTTTTTATTTTTATTGATGATTTCCTGATGAAGGTTTTGGTTATTCATTACTTTGAAAAAAGCATTTTCAAATTCTATAGCAGATGTTATTGAAAAAGCTCCTCCAATGTTTATCAGGTCCTTTGCTTCCTGAAACTTTCTATAGTTAGGACCAAAGAATAGTGGTAATCCGAAGGTTGCAGCTTCTAGTGTATTATGTAAACCTTTTCCGAATGCACCACCAATATATCCAAAATCACCATAGGCATAAACACCGGACAAAATACCTATACAATCAATTATCAACACTTCATAATCACTTACCTGTTCCTTGTCAGCCTTAGTATATCTTACACTTTTAAGTTTACAGCTTTGCATAAAATTATTGATCTCATGATCGTGAATTTCATGTGGTGCTATTATGAATTTTAATCCATTAATTCCTTTATTGATTAATGGCATTAATATTTCAATATCTTTTGGCCATGTGCTTCCAGCAATAAAAACTTTTGAGGTACCCTTAAACGATTCAACAATAGGAAGGGGGTGAAGTGATTTTCTGATTTCAAGAACTCTGTCAAAACGAGTGTCACCGGCAATCTCACCAGTATTAATATGATGTTCTGTAAGTAGATCCAAAGATTCTTTATTCTGGACAAAAATTTTGGAAAGCCTTTTAAGTATTGCCAGATAAAACTTACCATATGGTTTAAAGAATAGCTGGTCCTTCCTGAAAATTGTAGAAAATGAGATCACTGGGATTTCGGACTCATTCAGGTTATAGATATAATGATGCCAGAACTCATATTTAACAAAAAAAGCAATTTTAGGTCT
The Sporocytophaga myxococcoides DSM 11118 genome window above contains:
- a CDS encoding glycosyltransferase family 2 protein, which encodes MNTLPLVSVICLSYNHERFIEEALESLFNQNYGNIEVIIVDDASEDKSSEVIERMVAERADVKYFRNEINLGNCKSFNKAFAESKGSYIIDFALDDILSPGRVQKQVNLFQHLGESFGVVHSDAAIIDEEGSFLSKWSDKLLKVDNGLVFEAILRKSFICPPTMMIRREVLVYLGGYDESLAYEDFDFWVRSSFKFKYFYSPDILTKKRLVKNSLSTKGEQKGNNRIQESTARVCEKANWLVRNDAEKKVLKKRILFEMRHALLVQAYDAVKIYYKILKEMEETGLISFIMSKLAEIKVPTFLFYRLYKKLW
- the rsgA gene encoding ribosome small subunit-dependent GTPase A, producing the protein MRSTGSWYEIITDQKEIFKGRLPGKFKLKNFKVTNPIAVGDYVDFSIENTAERTVLIEKIHPRENYMIRKSVHKTGHGHMIAANIDQSILVVTLVLPRTSLGFIDRFLVSCEAFRIPAVLVFNKIDLYDEALFAYQQDLINTYESLGYTCILTSVQTGQGIEDFKNILKNKKSLISGHSGVGKSSLVNLIAPDLELKTGDISDFSLKGKHTTTFAEMFELEPDTYIIDTPGIKELGIFDMEEEEISHYFPEMRDLLGHCRFHNCKHFNEPGCTIIQQVEKGEIALSRYESYLSMLTNEDSRR
- a CDS encoding 3-deoxy-D-manno-octulosonic acid transferase: MIIFYNAGIYLYYLLIISISPFNSKAKLWLRGRKKWKEILASKFDTNKAPVAWFHCASLGEFEQARPVLENFRENFPGYKILLTFFSPSGYEIRKNYSKADFIVYLPLDTHANAKFFIEITRPKIAFFVKYEFWHHYIYNLNESEIPVISFSTIFRKDQLFFKPYGKFYLAILKRLSKIFVQNKESLDLLTEHHINTGEIAGDTRFDRVLEIRKSLHPLPIVESFKGTSKVFIAGSTWPKDIEILMPLINKGINGLKFIIAPHEIHDHEINNFMQSCKLKSVRYTKADKEQVSDYEVLIIDCIGILSGVYAYGDFGYIGGAFGKGLHNTLEAATFGLPLFFGPNYRKFQEAKDLINIGGAFSITSAIEFENAFFKVMNNQNLHQEIINKNKNFIEANKGATDRIIGYSGLLLNK